Within Deltaproteobacteria bacterium, the genomic segment GAAGTCTTACTCTTATCCCCTTTCCCATTTTTATTTTTAAGCATCGCCTTTTCACCTTCCTGCAAACCTGAAAGAATCTCTACTTTCTTACCATCAGTCAAACCTACCTGAATCTCCTTCTGAATGGGATTTTGCGGATCTTGAGGATTGGTCTGCCAAACAAAATTTTTGTTTTTATAATGACTGATGGCTTCCAGCGGCAGAGTTAATACTTGCGATTTATTTTCCACATAAAAAGTGACATTGGCGGTCATCCCACTGCGCATAAACTCGGGAATTTCTTCTGCCAACACATCGACTTCATAAACCGTCACGTTGTTTACCGTCTTGGCTTCAAAGGCAATGTGGTCCACATGGGCCTGAATTTTTTGTTGGCTATAGGCATCCAAAACAAACTCCGCCTTTTGCCCCAGACGTACAGTGCTCATATCCGTTTCATCTACTTGCGCTTTCACGATGAGTTTATCAGACATCACCAAAACAGGATCTTGTCCCGTCACCGTTTGTCCCGATTGAATGGTTTTTGCGATAATCATCCCGTCCAAAGGAGCAATTAAAGGAGTAGGTTTGTAAAGAGTTTCCCAATATTTTAAAGTTTCCGATCCTTGTGCCCGAGCGGCGTCCAACAATACAGCTCTTTCGGTAGAACTCATCCAGGCCAGAATTTGTCCTTTGGTGACCCTATCCCCCTCATTCACCAGAACTTCTTCCGCTCGACCCGCAATAGGAGGCTTTATTTCCAATCGATTGTAAGGTTGAACCAGGCCTGTAGTCAGAATACTTTTTTGAATATCGGAGCGTGTGACAGAAAATATTTTGTTGATAGATTCTTCATCCGCCTGTTGAAAATAAAAATTCCAAATCAAAAAACCTAGACCTAAAATTAGAAGCAGAAGAATAAAATAAACCCATTTTTTGCTTTTTTTCTTCACGGTATTACTCCCTTTCCCTGAGCCTGTTCCCAAGCCGCTTCCGCCAGAACTGCATCATTCAGGCTGGAGAGAGTTGATTTTTGAGTATTGATGAGATCACTTTCGATGAGATCCCAATCTTGAAATGAAACCAGACCGTTTGCATACTGGCTACGGGCAATTTCTGCTCGCATCAGTGAAGATTCAAGAAACTTTTTTTGTACTTCACTCGACTGAATGGCATTCACAAAATCGGAATAAGTTTTTTGTAAATTATAAATGAGACCGTTTTGTACGCTCTGAAGGGCATAAACACTACGGCGATGTTCTGCCTCGGCACCTTTGACATCGAAGTAGGTTTTTCCTCCACTAAAAAAGGGGTAAGAAAGGTTCACCCCCGCTGCCCAGCGAGAGACGGCTTCACTGGTATCATTGCGCACACGCGAAAAAGAGGCAGTGGCATCCAGAGAGGGATACAACCCGCTTTTCGCAATTTTAGTAGATGACTTTGCTGAATCTACCTGTGCCTTGGATTGCAAAAAAGAGGGAGTTGTTTTGGCCA encodes:
- a CDS encoding efflux RND transporter periplasmic adaptor subunit — encoded protein: MKKKSKKWVYFILLLLILGLGFLIWNFYFQQADEESINKIFSVTRSDIQKSILTTGLVQPYNRLEIKPPIAGRAEEVLVNEGDRVTKGQILAWMSSTERAVLLDAARAQGSETLKYWETLYKPTPLIAPLDGMIIAKTIQSGQTVTGQDPVLVMSDKLIVKAQVDETDMSTVRLGQKAEFVLDAYSQQKIQAHVDHIAFEAKTVNNVTVYEVDVLAEEIPEFMRSGMTANVTFYVENKSQVLTLPLEAISHYKNKNFVWQTNPQDPQNPIQKEIQVGLTDGKKVEILSGLQEGEKAMLKNKNGKGDKSKTSASPLGSPLGTPRH